A window of the Candidatus Palauibacter soopunensis genome harbors these coding sequences:
- a CDS encoding Ig-like domain-containing protein has protein sequence MNGKTNRYRTLGFASALVAALIGGVSCGGDGTTDPPPPPPPPPPAPVAPVAVGSIPAQVMTVGQTVTVDVTPFFRDPDGGALTYTAASSATAVLTVSLTGSNLTLTAVAPGTATVTVTATDPGGLTATQSAGVTVEAANEAPEAVGTIPAQAMTVGQTATVDVAAFFSDPDGDALTYTAGSSNEAAVTAGLEGSSLTLTAVAVGTATVTVTAADPDGLTALQSAEVTVEAANQAPEAVSAIPAQTLSAGDTVTVDVSAYFTDPDGDGLSYEAESSDADALAAGIEGSSLTLAAVAPGTATVTVTATDPGGLSATQSAEVTVEAANQAPEPVGAIPAQTMTAGQTAEVDISIFFTDPDGDDLSYGAESGDAGVVSVALSGSTLTLTAVSAGTATVTATATDPGGLSATQSAEVTVAASAGFRDDFDSAASLDDWEILNADASVADGLLRLTNTTDGLLGIAEREVDPVLTDWTIRVRMGRAADDGTVRMYWFTEHPRYQAFGVSLGPQSQGHNYRFLLWDDDESAWFFLGDQSGNSDAIRDAPGEFTDVTIGWDGDEFFLMAGDTELWRLTPNATFRAAFGSVTDIWLAGSGDSGAAQRFDWFEVTGTESSAAMSSRARAARDLVKQAADATERGLDRAGSKQ, from the coding sequence ATGAACGGAAAAACGAATCGCTACCGCACCCTGGGCTTCGCGAGCGCACTCGTTGCGGCTCTCATCGGCGGTGTCTCCTGCGGCGGAGACGGGACGACGGATCCGCCCCCGCCGCCTCCGCCACCGCCTCCGGCGCCTGTGGCTCCGGTGGCGGTCGGGTCGATCCCGGCCCAGGTCATGACCGTGGGGCAGACGGTGACGGTGGACGTGACGCCGTTCTTCCGCGATCCCGACGGGGGCGCCCTGACGTATACGGCCGCATCGTCGGCCACGGCCGTGCTCACCGTGTCGCTGACCGGCAGTAACCTGACGCTGACGGCGGTGGCGCCGGGGACGGCGACCGTGACCGTGACGGCCACCGATCCTGGCGGCCTGACGGCCACGCAGAGCGCGGGGGTGACGGTCGAGGCGGCCAACGAGGCGCCGGAGGCGGTGGGCACGATTCCCGCGCAGGCGATGACCGTGGGCCAGACGGCGACCGTGGACGTGGCGGCCTTCTTCAGCGACCCGGACGGCGACGCGCTGACGTACACGGCAGGGTCGAGCAATGAGGCGGCGGTCACGGCCGGGCTCGAGGGCAGCAGCCTGACGCTGACGGCCGTGGCCGTGGGCACGGCGACGGTGACGGTGACCGCCGCCGACCCGGACGGTCTGACGGCCTTGCAGAGCGCGGAGGTGACGGTCGAGGCGGCCAACCAGGCACCGGAGGCCGTGAGCGCGATCCCGGCGCAGACGTTGTCCGCCGGTGATACGGTGACGGTGGACGTGTCCGCCTACTTCACCGATCCGGACGGGGACGGATTGAGCTACGAGGCGGAATCGAGCGACGCGGACGCCCTCGCGGCCGGGATCGAGGGCAGCAGCCTGACGCTCGCGGCGGTGGCGCCGGGGACGGCGACGGTGACCGTGACGGCCACCGACCCGGGCGGCCTGAGCGCGACGCAGAGTGCGGAGGTGACGGTCGAGGCGGCCAACCAGGCACCGGAGCCGGTGGGCGCGATCCCGGCGCAGACGATGACAGCGGGGCAGACGGCTGAAGTGGACATATCGATTTTCTTCACCGATCCGGACGGCGATGACCTGTCGTACGGGGCGGAGTCGGGCGATGCGGGCGTGGTCTCGGTCGCCCTGTCGGGCAGCACGCTGACGCTGACGGCGGTGTCAGCCGGGACGGCGACGGTGACGGCGACGGCGACGGATCCGGGCGGTCTTTCGGCGACTCAGAGCGCCGAGGTCACGGTGGCGGCGAGCGCCGGATTCCGGGACGACTTCGATTCGGCCGCCAGCCTGGACGACTGGGAGATATTGAACGCCGACGCCTCCGTCGCGGATGGTCTCCTGCGCTTGACCAACACCACGGATGGTTTGCTCGGAATCGCGGAACGCGAGGTCGACCCGGTGCTTACGGACTGGACGATCCGGGTCAGGATGGGCCGGGCCGCGGACGATGGAACCGTGCGGATGTATTGGTTCACGGAGCACCCGCGCTATCAGGCCTTTGGCGTATCGCTTGGCCCGCAAAGTCAAGGGCACAACTACAGGTTCCTTCTCTGGGACGATGATGAGTCGGCCTGGTTTTTTCTCGGAGACCAGAGCGGTAACTCGGATGCGATTCGAGATGCGCCGGGCGAGTTCACGGACGTCACGATTGGGTGGGACGGCGATGAGTTCTTCCTGATGGCGGGAGACACCGAACTCTGGAGATTAACTCCGAACGCGACGTTTCGTGCAGCCTTTGGCAGCGTGACCGATATCTGGTTGGCGGGGAGCGGAGACAGCGGCGCCGCACAACGCTTCGATTGGTTCGAGGTCACAGGCACGGAGAGCAGCGCGGCGATGTCGAGTAGGGCGAGAGCCGCTCGCGATCTTGTGAAACAAGCCGCTGACGCGACGGAGCGTGGATTGGACCGCGCCGGCAGCAAGCAGTGA